A genomic region of Rhodospirillales bacterium contains the following coding sequences:
- a CDS encoding HAD hydrolase family protein yields the protein MTDGQKWLLILDFDNTQAPTKHQELQASPALPYSFLLKDMAESGALPLIHCTGRSPVHIIRDIENSQSASLPGPHAARTPMILASVGTEALLWDEEQSLYVPMDRLIKQDAAGFFEEHYETLRAVIENTPGLKLQEDAFLGPHKISGWKDPKTTMSNEELYDALLDTLKVYEINPDDLSITASMQTKFAVDLTPKGATKGNAIRFAAWHYDVPLKNVYYGGDSINDLDGMLVEDINIILPGNAQDSLVQAVEQHIEDKSRIYKAQAPYAQGVFEALVHFGRLEQEPTIPHHLAGLAQWRPQNPAKPPHTLRL from the coding sequence ATGACGGACGGTCAAAAATGGCTGCTGATTCTGGATTTTGATAACACGCAAGCGCCGACAAAACATCAGGAACTTCAAGCCAGCCCGGCGCTCCCCTATAGCTTTTTGCTTAAAGATATGGCTGAAAGCGGCGCGTTGCCGCTGATTCATTGTACGGGCCGCTCCCCGGTGCATATCATCCGCGACATCGAAAACAGTCAAAGTGCCTCATTGCCCGGACCGCATGCCGCCCGCACACCGATGATTTTAGCCAGTGTCGGGACCGAAGCGTTGCTCTGGGACGAGGAACAGTCTCTTTATGTTCCGATGGACAGATTAATCAAGCAGGACGCTGCGGGATTTTTCGAGGAACATTACGAAACGCTGCGCGCTGTGATTGAAAACACGCCGGGCCTGAAATTGCAGGAAGACGCGTTTCTCGGCCCTCATAAAATCAGTGGCTGGAAAGATCCGAAGACCACGATGAGCAATGAAGAGCTTTATGATGCTCTTCTGGATACATTGAAAGTCTATGAAATCAATCCTGATGACCTATCAATCACGGCGTCAATGCAGACAAAATTCGCCGTTGACCTGACCCCCAAGGGCGCAACCAAGGGCAATGCCATTCGTTTTGCCGCCTGGCATTACGATGTGCCGTTGAAGAACGTTTATTATGGCGGTGATTCCATCAACGACCTGGATGGAATGCTGGTCGAAGATATTAACATTATCCTGCCCGGCAATGCGCAGGATAGCCTCGTACAGGCCGTTGAGCAGCATATTGAGGACAAAAGCCGGATTTATAAGGCCCAAGCCCCCTACGCCCAAGGCGTTTTCGAAGCCTTGGTTCATTTCGGGCGGCTGGAACAGGAACCAACTATCCCCCATCATCTGGCCGGCCTTGCTCAATGGCGCCCCCAGAACCCTGCCAAGCCGCCACATACGCTCAGACTGTAA
- the hemN gene encoding oxygen-independent coproporphyrinogen III oxidase: MHIEALIEKYDGTAPRYTSYPTANHFSDAVTPADYEGWLAGIAADQAVSLYLHIPFCKTMCTYCGCHTKIIPNYDPAADYVETMLREIDLVADRLGRRQPVSHIQWGGGTPTFLSTDDLSRLFEKLRARFDVRENAEIGMEIDPRTIDQAKIEAMAALGVNRISFGVQDFDADVQEVINRVQPYEQVKEVTAWARAAGIDDVNFDLMYGLPLQTEETIRRTMEQAASLNPKRLAVFGYAHVPWFAKHQEKLEQYPMPNPVERYHQFMILTNALESHGYHPIGIDHFAKSDDPMFKAVNEGTLHRNFQGYTTDTADIMLSFGATAIGQLPQGFVQNTPLLKKYREMVWAGTLPIVRGIAVNKDDITRRGIVEHMMCHFETDYGVLTAAEQQEIAAKLAVFEQDGMIVREGTKVRINAEAKIFTRLICTAFDSYFVPAAQKHAKAV; encoded by the coding sequence ATGCATATTGAAGCCCTGATCGAAAAATATGACGGCACCGCGCCGCGTTATACCAGCTACCCGACCGCGAATCACTTTTCTGATGCGGTAACGCCTGCTGATTATGAAGGCTGGCTCGCGGGGATCGCGGCCGATCAGGCGGTATCGCTCTACCTGCACATTCCGTTTTGCAAAACCATGTGTACCTATTGCGGTTGCCATACCAAAATTATCCCGAATTATGATCCCGCGGCCGATTACGTGGAAACAATGCTGCGGGAAATCGATCTGGTTGCTGATCGTCTGGGCCGGCGGCAGCCCGTCAGCCACATCCAGTGGGGCGGCGGTACGCCGACCTTCCTGAGCACCGATGATCTCTCCCGCCTGTTTGAAAAACTGCGTGCCCGGTTTGATGTTCGTGAAAACGCGGAAATCGGCATGGAGATTGACCCGCGTACAATCGATCAGGCCAAGATTGAGGCGATGGCGGCCCTCGGTGTGAACCGGATCAGCTTCGGGGTACAGGATTTCGATGCCGACGTTCAGGAAGTGATAAACCGCGTTCAGCCCTATGAACAAGTCAAGGAAGTAACCGCTTGGGCCCGCGCCGCCGGGATCGACGATGTGAATTTCGATTTGATGTACGGCTTGCCTTTGCAAACGGAAGAAACAATTCGCAGAACAATGGAGCAGGCCGCGTCCCTGAACCCGAAACGTCTGGCAGTTTTCGGCTACGCCCATGTGCCCTGGTTTGCCAAGCATCAGGAAAAACTCGAACAATATCCGATGCCAAACCCGGTTGAGCGTTATCATCAATTTATGATCCTGACCAATGCGCTGGAAAGTCATGGCTATCACCCGATTGGGATCGACCATTTTGCCAAATCCGATGACCCGATGTTCAAGGCCGTGAATGAGGGAACGTTACACCGGAATTTCCAAGGATACACAACGGATACGGCCGATATCATGCTGTCTTTTGGCGCGACGGCCATCGGCCAGCTACCGCAGGGCTTCGTGCAAAATACACCGCTGCTCAAAAAATACCGGGAAATGGTGTGGGCGGGGACGCTGCCGATTGTGCGGGGGATTGCCGTGAACAAGGATGATATCACCCGCCGTGGCATAGTTGAGCACATGATGTGCCATTTTGAAACCGATTACGGTGTGCTGACGGCGGCTGAACAACAGGAAATTGCTGCCAAACTGGCAGTGTTTGAACAGGACGGCATGATCGTCCGTGAGGGCACAAAAGTGCGGATTAACGCGGAGGCCAAAATCTTCACGCGCCTGATCTGTACGGCGTTTGATTCCTATTTTGTCCCGGCTGCGCAAAAACATGCAAAGGCGGTATAA
- a CDS encoding glycerate kinase, translating into MTSPDYKQILLGAYDVAVAVSRPENGMTPYIPAKPKGKTYIIGAGKAAARMAQVFEELWDHDMEGMVITRYGHKLPTKIIRVIEAAHPVPDQAGMDGAKDMLAFLEQTTADDLVVCLLSGGGSALLTCPADGIDFADIQTLNKQLLACGAGIHEINTVRKHLNQAFGGKLAKAAAPARLVTLSISDVAGDDPSTIASGPTVGDPTTLEDARAILKKYDIQTTQAIVDYLNDPAHETPKPDDPVFANTEYHLIATPQKALEAAAAYIQERGFTPYILSSEIEGDTNEAAGFHVALVKQVLRHNQPVKRPCALISGGETTVKLTGTGDGGPNTQLMLASALLLNRADGVYALSCDTDGIDGNKDNAGATIDSTTMKRAEAAGLNAKALLTNNDSYAFFDALADRVAPGPTHTNVNDFRIFLIL; encoded by the coding sequence ATGACATCCCCAGATTACAAACAGATTCTCCTTGGTGCCTATGATGTTGCCGTTGCGGTATCGCGGCCTGAAAACGGCATGACGCCCTATATCCCGGCAAAGCCCAAGGGCAAAACCTATATCATCGGTGCCGGGAAAGCCGCTGCGCGTATGGCACAGGTCTTCGAAGAGCTGTGGGATCACGATATGGAGGGCATGGTCATCACCCGCTATGGGCACAAGCTGCCGACAAAGATCATCCGGGTGATTGAAGCGGCCCACCCCGTCCCCGATCAGGCCGGGATGGACGGCGCCAAGGACATGCTCGCTTTTCTGGAACAAACAACCGCCGATGACCTGGTCGTATGCCTGCTGTCCGGCGGCGGATCCGCCCTGTTGACCTGTCCGGCGGACGGTATTGATTTTGCCGATATTCAGACGCTTAACAAACAGCTTCTTGCCTGCGGCGCCGGCATTCACGAAATCAACACCGTGCGCAAACATCTTAATCAGGCTTTTGGCGGTAAACTGGCCAAAGCCGCCGCGCCGGCCCGGCTGGTCACCCTGTCGATTTCCGATGTGGCGGGCGATGATCCTTCGACGATTGCCTCCGGCCCGACGGTCGGCGATCCGACGACACTGGAAGACGCGCGGGCGATCCTGAAAAAATACGATATCCAGACAACACAGGCGATTGTCGATTATCTAAACGACCCGGCCCATGAAACGCCGAAGCCCGACGATCCGGTCTTTGCCAACACGGAATACCACCTGATTGCCACGCCGCAAAAGGCGCTGGAAGCCGCCGCGGCTTATATTCAGGAGCGCGGCTTTACGCCCTATATCCTGTCGAGCGAAATTGAAGGCGATACCAACGAGGCCGCCGGATTTCATGTTGCGCTTGTGAAACAGGTTTTGCGACATAATCAGCCCGTAAAACGGCCCTGTGCTCTGATTTCCGGCGGCGAGACCACCGTAAAACTGACCGGCACCGGCGATGGCGGCCCCAACACCCAGCTGATGCTGGCGAGCGCGTTGCTGCTCAACAGGGCAGACGGCGTTTATGCCCTGTCCTGTGACACGGACGGTATCGACGGCAACAAGGATAATGCCGGAGCGACGATTGATTCAACGACCATGAAACGGGCCGAAGCCGCCGGTTTGAATGCCAAGGCTTTGCTGACGAACAACGATTCTTATGCGTTTTTCGATGCGCTCGCCGATCGTGTGGCGCCCGGCCCGACCCATACCAACGTCAATGATTTCCGTATATTCCTGATCCTGTAA
- a CDS encoding histidine phosphatase family protein: protein MKRSLANDFQMGKRFLYILRHAEAAFNAESDRIRPLTDKGKSDAKTLGQRLKQAGYNLDYVLCSPARRTKETLDALALDCAAIYPENLYNALASEIYECIQTAPPSCESLLVVAHNPGVGDLVRFLTGKMMCFAPGALARLEIKAEDWESLMPGDGHLVDVI from the coding sequence GTGAAACGGTCTCTGGCAAACGATTTTCAAATGGGCAAACGATTTCTCTACATTCTCCGGCATGCGGAAGCGGCCTTTAATGCCGAAAGCGACAGAATCCGGCCCCTGACAGACAAGGGGAAATCTGATGCCAAAACGCTCGGCCAGCGCCTGAAGCAGGCCGGTTACAATCTTGATTATGTGCTGTGTTCACCAGCCCGGCGGACCAAGGAAACGCTGGATGCGCTGGCGCTGGATTGCGCGGCGATTTATCCGGAAAATCTCTACAATGCGCTGGCGAGCGAAATTTATGAGTGCATCCAGACCGCGCCGCCGTCATGCGAATCGTTGCTGGTTGTGGCCCATAACCCCGGTGTGGGTGATCTGGTCAGGTTTTTAACCGGAAAAATGATGTGTTTTGCGCCGGGCGCGCTGGCGCGGCTTGAAATAAAGGCCGAAGATTGGGAATCCCTTATGCCGGGGGATGGACATCTGGTAGATGTGATCTAA
- a CDS encoding helix-turn-helix transcriptional regulator: MSGRQDIRDGLAAIDMKIGRNLRALRQSRRMSQAELAGILGITFQQMQKYERGLNRLSASKLYRLKSHLDVPYEDFFAGLDGADYARQNRNDDLSLLLKKVRGLPDLVLRDKILRILEVLVS, encoded by the coding sequence ATGAGCGGGAGGCAGGATATAAGGGATGGACTGGCTGCAATCGATATGAAAATCGGGCGGAATTTGCGTGCTCTGCGACAAAGCAGGCGAATGTCACAGGCCGAATTGGCCGGTATATTGGGTATAACCTTCCAGCAAATGCAAAAATACGAACGGGGACTCAACCGCTTGTCGGCCAGCAAACTGTACAGGCTAAAAAGCCATCTGGACGTGCCTTACGAGGATTTCTTTGCCGGTCTTGACGGGGCGGATTATGCCCGCCAAAACCGGAATGACGACTTATCTCTTTTGCTAAAAAAGGTGAGAGGTCTTCCGGATTTGGTGCTGAGGGATAAAATTCTTCGGATTTTGGAAGTTCTGGTGTCTTAA
- a CDS encoding trehalose-6-phosphate synthase — MRTDTSHIIVLKGLAGPENDIIVDHMKKKGKPWLYQNPRINHWAHRPTAWLKEQADKEKLKYRLIVPWSPPSGADAEIDPDLKEIADRLNITFVPVPREMNELAKGFDAYAKGFWHNTPDDAFPYDEDEFKAFRGIDTIMADATVSYAKTEMAEGRKPVVNIQNKDFYFAVGDIRDRMPHVPITFFLHQAVTGSLKSLEQMERLDDVIDSLIQADTLFFHSRRQADNFARLVVERGRTFTRKIDHIPLGVDIDLWKEKPLSLEAQRFSEHALDMADGRKILAAVDRCDRFKNIPERMKMVDAYLERFPDEQDKIVLMQAVPLSNGGGKDNPYAALNNEIMSTMEAINQKWEARGIRAPIIKLNNIRDEKPDDRLNYDEIAGLSRALTTKGGVYVVSSTDEGYHMGIAQCAIMRDSLYKNPSFEHSGLVGHWVSINAGFYDQNDDICHPLYPNDIERSVKSLREALRENTLHRTINQTHRIVKFLKKNTPEDWARRQLEEGETILERKPGYAPAMTINDQQNKKTLG; from the coding sequence ATGCGGACTGATACATCCCATATTATTGTCCTGAAAGGATTGGCCGGGCCGGAAAACGATATCATCGTTGACCATATGAAGAAAAAGGGGAAGCCCTGGCTTTATCAAAACCCCAGAATCAATCACTGGGCCCACAGGCCAACAGCATGGCTAAAAGAACAAGCCGACAAAGAAAAACTTAAATATCGTCTGATCGTGCCCTGGTCTCCGCCCAGCGGAGCAGATGCCGAGATCGACCCTGATCTAAAAGAAATTGCAGATCGTTTGAATATCACGTTCGTTCCCGTTCCCAGAGAAATGAACGAACTGGCCAAGGGCTTTGACGCTTACGCCAAAGGATTTTGGCATAACACCCCGGATGACGCTTTTCCATACGATGAAGACGAATTCAAAGCCTTTCGTGGAATCGACACCATCATGGCTGATGCCACGGTTTCTTATGCCAAGACAGAAATGGCAGAGGGACGGAAACCGGTCGTTAACATCCAGAATAAAGACTTCTATTTCGCCGTCGGTGATATCCGTGATCGCATGCCCCATGTACCGATCACATTTTTCCTGCATCAGGCCGTGACTGGCAGCCTTAAATCGTTAGAACAGATGGAAAGGCTGGATGACGTTATAGATAGCTTGATACAAGCCGATACCCTGTTTTTCCATTCGCGCCGTCAAGCCGATAACTTTGCGCGACTGGTTGTTGAGCGGGGCCGAACGTTTACACGGAAAATCGATCATATCCCCCTTGGCGTGGATATTGATCTTTGGAAAGAAAAACCTCTTAGCTTGGAAGCTCAACGTTTTTCCGAACATGCACTTGATATGGCCGACGGCCGTAAAATTCTTGCTGCCGTTGACCGGTGCGATCGGTTCAAAAACATCCCCGAACGCATGAAAATGGTCGATGCCTATCTTGAGCGCTTCCCGGATGAACAAGACAAAATTGTTTTGATGCAGGCCGTGCCGCTATCAAACGGTGGCGGTAAAGACAACCCGTACGCCGCCCTCAATAACGAAATTATGTCGACGATGGAAGCCATTAATCAAAAATGGGAAGCCCGGGGCATTAGAGCGCCTATTATCAAGCTGAACAATATCCGTGACGAGAAACCTGACGATCGGTTGAATTACGATGAAATTGCAGGCCTTTCTCGCGCTCTAACCACCAAAGGCGGCGTTTACGTTGTCAGCTCAACGGATGAGGGCTATCACATGGGTATCGCCCAATGCGCCATCATGCGTGACTCCCTGTATAAAAACCCATCATTCGAGCATTCAGGGCTGGTGGGACACTGGGTTAGTATTAACGCCGGATTCTACGACCAAAACGATGACATCTGTCATCCTCTATATCCTAACGATATAGAGAGATCCGTGAAATCTCTCAGAGAAGCCCTGAGAGAAAACACGCTGCACAGAACGATCAATCAAACGCACAGGATTGTAAAGTTCCTGAAGAAAAACACCCCGGAAGACTGGGCCAGACGTCAGCTGGAAGAAGGCGAAACAATACTTGAACGTAAACCCGGTTACGCACCCGCTATGACGATCAACGACCAGCAAAACAAGAAAACGCTGGGTTAA
- the rnd gene encoding ribonuclease D yields MIITEQNKLDALCADLSQAPFITIDTEFLREKTYYPLLCLVQVAAPDGEPAAIDPLVGDLDLTPLFDLLANKNVVKVFHAARQDLEIFYNMMGKVPHPIFDTQVAAMVCGYGDQVGYSNLVQTITGVQLDKAQQFTDWSRRPLSNKQLVYALDDVTHLRNVYGKLKAELADRGRLGWEEEEMAILTSADTYQNKPEEAWRRVKIRSDKPRTLAVLRELAAWREREAQSRDIPRPRVLKDDTLAEIALQTPKTVDTLSHLRGFSADMARGKLGKNVLEAVKKGLDTPKEDCPHVQRKQRLPIEKGPALEMLKMLLRIQAGEHGVAAKLIASADDLEDLARDEREEIPAMRGWRYDVFGKEAQALLKGRLGLTLRNGKIEKLEL; encoded by the coding sequence ATGATTATCACCGAACAAAACAAACTGGATGCGCTCTGCGCTGACCTTTCGCAAGCGCCCTTTATCACCATTGATACCGAATTCCTGCGGGAAAAAACCTATTATCCGCTGCTATGCCTTGTTCAGGTCGCCGCGCCGGACGGCGAACCGGCGGCGATTGATCCGCTGGTCGGCGACCTTGACCTGACCCCGCTGTTTGATCTTCTGGCCAATAAAAATGTCGTGAAAGTTTTTCATGCCGCGCGGCAGGATCTTGAGATTTTTTACAACATGATGGGCAAAGTTCCCCATCCGATTTTTGATACGCAGGTCGCGGCCATGGTCTGCGGGTATGGCGATCAGGTCGGTTATTCCAATCTGGTACAGACAATCACGGGCGTCCAGCTTGATAAAGCTCAGCAGTTCACGGACTGGTCCCGGCGGCCTTTGTCGAACAAACAGCTTGTCTATGCGCTCGATGACGTAACGCATTTGCGCAATGTGTACGGGAAATTAAAGGCCGAACTGGCTGATCGGGGCCGTCTGGGCTGGGAAGAAGAAGAAATGGCGATCCTGACCAGTGCCGATACCTATCAAAACAAACCGGAAGAGGCATGGCGGCGTGTGAAAATCCGCTCTGACAAGCCCCGGACCTTGGCGGTGCTGCGCGAACTGGCGGCATGGCGCGAGCGCGAAGCGCAAAGCCGCGATATCCCCCGGCCGCGCGTCCTGAAGGACGACACGCTGGCGGAAATTGCCCTGCAAACACCTAAAACGGTTGATACCTTGTCACATTTGCGTGGGTTTTCTGCCGATATGGCCCGGGGAAAACTGGGCAAGAATGTACTGGAAGCTGTGAAAAAAGGGCTGGATACGCCCAAGGAAGACTGCCCCCATGTCCAGCGTAAACAGCGCCTGCCCATCGAAAAAGGCCCGGCTTTGGAAATGCTGAAAATGTTGCTGCGGATTCAGGCCGGGGAGCACGGCGTTGCCGCCAAATTGATTGCGTCTGCAGACGATCTTGAGGATCTGGCCCGTGACGAGCGTGAGGAAATACCGGCCATGCGCGGCTGGCGCTACGACGTGTTCGGCAAAGAGGCACAGGCGCTTTTGAAGGGGCGTCTGGGATTGACCTTGCGGAACGGTAAAATCGAAAAACTGGAACTCTAG
- a CDS encoding 50S ribosomal protein L33, with protein MAKKGGAEKIRLESTGTMKDGRPTGYRRWTKKGKGYPEKLSRRAHDPRAYNPETGKCGMHVEFVEKKMPPSKKN; from the coding sequence ATGGCTAAAAAAGGTGGCGCAGAAAAAATTCGTTTGGAAAGCACGGGCACGATGAAAGATGGTCGTCCGACCGGCTACCGTCGCTGGACGAAAAAAGGGAAAGGTTACCCGGAGAAGCTGAGCCGCCGTGCTCATGATCCGCGGGCCTACAATCCGGAAACGGGCAAATGCGGCATGCATGTCGAGTTTGTCGAAAAGAAAATGCCGCCGAGCAAGAAAAACTAG
- the rnr gene encoding ribonuclease R, producing MDKKHAPPSKEELLDYIKAMATPVDKRDLARAFGIKGDDRIILKDMLRSLEADGLIVKQTGGDYTVPEGLPHVAVLEIISVSIDGDVFARPSDWSEDLQGPPPTIEILPDKKNRHVGGVGDRILTRLHRVSEREYEGHVIRKLDTPRYRALGLVTRDSRGTYVLHPTDRKAKYSFDIPQADLNGAELGDLALGEIQPARGMKRKKVRIVEVIGKRDDPKAISLIAIHEQGLRSEFPDIVIQETKSMTVPDLKGREDLRDIPLVTIDGADARDFDDAVFAEATDDGGFHLMVAIADVSYYVRANTELDREAYLRGNSTYFPDRVVPMLPEALSNDLCSLRPHENRACMAVHMWIDAHGAIKKYKFVRGLMRSEARLIYEQVQAARDGLQDDVTGPLMDTVINPLYAAYDVLWRAREKRGALDLDLPERQILIDDQGNMTGVKQRERLDAHKLIEEFMILANVAAASALEDKRAPCVYRVHEPPSPEKLDAAREFLTSFDLSLPKGQAIKPAQINQILHKAAKLPYSHLISTVILRSQSQAVYSPDNAGHYGLALHKYAHFTSPIRRYADLLVHRSLVGAYGFGPGALDQEQEVRLAEMSEHISTTERASMMAERSAVDRFTAAYLSDKIGAQFSGRITGVTRAGLFVELHETGADGFVPMRSLPDDYYIHDEHQHALIGRKSRRIYRMGAAVSVKIHEASGLTGSTIFMLTGASLDGADIPGIKLKAPRPQADHRGKGGNRAKNKKQRYGKRKK from the coding sequence ATGGATAAAAAACACGCACCGCCTTCCAAGGAAGAGCTTCTCGATTACATCAAGGCCATGGCCACGCCGGTCGATAAACGCGATCTGGCGCGGGCGTTTGGTATCAAGGGCGATGACCGGATCATCCTGAAAGATATGCTGCGAAGCCTAGAGGCTGACGGGTTGATCGTCAAACAAACGGGGGGCGATTATACCGTTCCTGAAGGCTTGCCGCATGTTGCCGTCCTGGAAATCATATCGGTCAGTATTGACGGCGACGTCTTTGCCCGGCCCTCGGACTGGAGCGAAGACCTGCAGGGACCGCCCCCGACCATCGAGATACTTCCCGACAAAAAGAACCGTCACGTAGGGGGCGTCGGTGATCGTATCCTGACACGGCTGCACCGCGTATCAGAGCGGGAATATGAAGGCCACGTCATCCGAAAGCTAGACACACCGCGCTACCGCGCACTTGGTCTTGTGACACGCGACAGCCGTGGAACCTATGTTTTACACCCGACCGACCGCAAGGCCAAATATTCGTTCGACATCCCGCAAGCCGACCTGAACGGCGCAGAACTCGGCGATCTGGCGCTGGGGGAAATCCAGCCCGCGCGCGGGATGAAGCGCAAGAAAGTCCGCATTGTCGAGGTGATCGGCAAGCGTGACGATCCCAAGGCCATCAGCTTGATTGCCATTCACGAACAGGGGCTGCGCAGCGAATTCCCCGATATCGTCATTCAGGAAACCAAGTCCATGACCGTGCCCGATTTAAAGGGACGGGAAGATTTGCGGGATATTCCGCTGGTGACGATTGACGGTGCCGATGCCCGCGATTTTGATGATGCCGTCTTTGCAGAGGCGACAGATGATGGCGGCTTTCACCTGATGGTGGCTATTGCCGATGTGTCTTATTATGTGCGCGCGAATACGGAGCTGGACCGCGAAGCATACTTACGCGGGAATTCCACTTACTTCCCGGACCGGGTGGTACCGATGCTGCCCGAAGCGCTGTCTAATGATTTGTGCTCTCTGCGCCCCCATGAAAACCGGGCGTGTATGGCCGTTCACATGTGGATTGACGCGCATGGGGCGATCAAAAAATACAAATTTGTACGCGGCCTCATGCGGTCGGAAGCCCGGTTGATTTATGAACAAGTACAGGCGGCGCGCGATGGGCTACAAGACGATGTAACCGGCCCCTTGATGGACACCGTCATCAACCCGCTTTACGCGGCCTATGATGTTCTCTGGCGAGCCCGCGAAAAACGGGGCGCTCTTGATCTGGACCTGCCGGAGCGGCAAATCCTGATCGACGATCAGGGCAATATGACCGGTGTCAAACAGCGCGAGCGGCTGGATGCCCACAAATTGATCGAGGAATTCATGATCCTCGCTAATGTCGCGGCGGCCAGCGCACTGGAGGACAAGCGCGCGCCCTGCGTTTACCGGGTGCATGAGCCACCTTCGCCGGAAAAACTGGACGCGGCCCGCGAATTTCTGACCAGCTTCGACCTGTCGCTCCCCAAAGGACAGGCGATCAAACCGGCCCAGATCAACCAGATTTTGCACAAGGCGGCCAAACTGCCTTATTCCCACCTGATTAGCACCGTGATTTTGCGTTCGCAGTCGCAGGCTGTTTACAGCCCCGACAATGCCGGCCATTACGGTCTGGCCCTCCATAAATACGCTCACTTTACCTCGCCGATCCGGCGCTATGCCGATTTGCTGGTTCACCGCTCTCTGGTCGGCGCCTATGGCTTTGGCCCCGGTGCACTGGATCAGGAGCAAGAAGTCCGTCTGGCCGAAATGAGCGAGCATATTTCCACCACCGAGCGCGCCTCGATGATGGCCGAACGCAGCGCCGTCGACCGGTTCACCGCGGCATATCTTTCCGACAAGATCGGCGCCCAGTTTTCCGGGCGGATTACCGGCGTGACCCGCGCCGGGCTTTTTGTCGAACTGCACGAAACCGGGGCTGACGGTTTTGTCCCGATGCGCTCTTTGCCTGACGATTACTATATCCATGACGAGCACCAGCATGCCCTGATCGGTCGGAAAAGCCGCCGGATATACCGCATGGGCGCCGCCGTCAGCGTTAAAATCCACGAGGCCAGCGGTCTGACCGGATCGACGATTTTCATGTTAACCGGCGCCAGTCTTGACGGGGCCGATATTCCAGGGATTAAGCTGAAAGCGCCGCGGCCACAAGCGGACCACCGCGGCAAGGGCGGAAACAGGGCAAAAAATAAAAAACAACGATACGGGAAACGAAAGAAATAA
- a CDS encoding ribokinase encodes MIIVFGSNVLDQFFQLADLPPKDTAIHLETHHEAPGGKGANQAIAAARAGADVKFYGALGQGGHGRQLFKNLAAHEVDVSGIEFLDMPSGMAVIFVDETDGTHRVVVSHGANLKARESTIPDKELNNDTTVLVQAELPLVETESLVRRAKSKGARTIMNLAPANPLSEDALRHLDFLIMNEHEADGLGETLGLDTKDKFAFARSLHDKFGTTVIITLGPDGTIACTDEGLLSVPALKVKPIDTIGAGDAFCGYFAAALDQGLSLDEALRRASVAGSLACTRIGAQSALPPAKDVDMYAADISIEKAA; translated from the coding sequence ATGATTATCGTATTTGGCTCTAACGTACTGGATCAGTTTTTTCAGCTGGCGGATTTGCCGCCCAAAGACACGGCCATTCACCTCGAAACCCACCATGAAGCCCCCGGAGGCAAAGGCGCGAACCAAGCCATAGCGGCTGCCCGGGCCGGGGCGGACGTTAAATTTTACGGCGCGCTGGGACAAGGCGGCCACGGACGGCAGTTATTCAAAAATCTGGCCGCGCATGAAGTTGACGTATCCGGCATTGAATTCCTTGATATGCCCTCGGGCATGGCCGTCATATTCGTCGATGAAACGGATGGCACCCACCGGGTCGTCGTCAGCCATGGCGCTAATCTGAAAGCGCGGGAAAGCACAATCCCTGACAAAGAGCTTAACAATGACACAACGGTTCTTGTTCAGGCCGAGCTGCCGCTGGTTGAAACTGAATCCCTGGTGCGCCGCGCCAAATCGAAAGGCGCCCGGACCATCATGAACCTGGCCCCGGCCAACCCGTTATCCGAGGATGCCCTGCGGCACCTTGATTTCCTGATTATGAACGAGCATGAAGCTGACGGACTGGGAGAAACGCTGGGTCTGGATACAAAAGACAAATTTGCCTTCGCCCGGAGCCTTCATGACAAATTCGGCACAACCGTGATTATTACTCTGGGTCCGGACGGAACTATTGCCTGCACCGATGAAGGGCTTTTGAGCGTCCCGGCGCTAAAAGTAAAGCCGATTGACACGATCGGCGCGGGGGATGCGTTTTGCGGTTATTTCGCGGCGGCGCTGGATCAGGGGCTCTCACTGGACGAAGCCTTGCGGCGAGCCTCGGTGGCCGGGTCACTGGCCTGCACCCGGATCGGCGCGCAAAGCGCCCTGCCCCCGGCCAAAGATGTCGACATGTATGCCGCCGATATCTCTATTGAAAAAGCAGCCTAG